One genomic region from Leptospira tipperaryensis encodes:
- a CDS encoding DUF1801 domain-containing protein: protein MKNFESFFTKLKEDEKEIVSILREFVIETVPNVTEKISYNVPYYFLNSRICFIWPSSFPHGPKLGVEFGFCQGHLLSDPRQILRAGERKIVRSISYHSKNEIDLRTLRNFLLEAVILDDQIKPAFKRKR from the coding sequence ATGAAGAATTTTGAATCTTTTTTTACAAAACTCAAAGAAGATGAAAAAGAAATCGTCTCGATTCTTAGAGAATTTGTAATCGAGACCGTCCCGAATGTGACAGAGAAGATTTCATACAACGTTCCTTATTATTTTCTCAATTCAAGAATCTGTTTTATCTGGCCGTCCTCCTTTCCCCACGGGCCAAAGTTGGGAGTAGAATTCGGTTTTTGCCAAGGACATCTTCTTTCCGATCCTCGACAAATTCTCCGGGCGGGAGAAAGAAAAATCGTGAGATCGATTTCTTATCATTCTAAAAATGAAATCGATCTCCGGACGTTGCGGAATTTTCTCTTGGAAGCTGTAATTTTGGATGATCAGATCAAACCGGCTTTCAAAAGAAAACGTTGA
- a CDS encoding MIP/aquaporin family protein, whose product MVSPVLGEFLGTFVLILLGNGVVAGVLLEHSKSKDSGWIVITTGWAFAVMLGIFTSNAFGSPDAHLNPAVTLAFAIKSGDYSKLLIYVPAQIAGAFLGAVFNFLHYLPHWKETKDKGKILAVFSTEPAISNTASNFFSEFLGTFLLILGIVSIFSPTMQGLTTHFGAFLVGILVWSIGLSMGGTTGYAINPARDLGPRLAHFLLPIPGKGSSNWKYAWLPVVAPLSGAAAAGFVLGFF is encoded by the coding sequence ATGGTATCGCCTGTTTTAGGAGAATTTTTAGGGACTTTCGTTTTAATCCTTTTGGGGAACGGAGTCGTCGCAGGTGTTCTACTCGAACACAGTAAATCCAAGGACAGCGGATGGATCGTAATTACCACAGGCTGGGCCTTCGCGGTGATGCTCGGAATTTTTACGTCAAACGCCTTCGGCAGTCCGGACGCACATCTCAATCCGGCCGTTACTCTTGCCTTTGCAATCAAGTCCGGAGATTATTCAAAATTGCTTATATACGTTCCAGCACAGATCGCCGGCGCATTTTTAGGCGCGGTATTCAACTTTTTGCATTATCTTCCACATTGGAAAGAAACAAAAGACAAAGGAAAGATCCTTGCGGTCTTTTCGACCGAGCCCGCGATCTCAAACACCGCTTCGAATTTTTTCAGCGAATTCTTAGGAACCTTTTTATTGATCTTAGGAATCGTTTCCATTTTTTCTCCTACGATGCAAGGACTGACGACCCACTTCGGCGCCTTCTTGGTCGGAATCTTAGTTTGGAGCATCGGACTTTCGATGGGAGGAACCACCGGTTATGCGATCAACCCCGCAAGAGACTTAGGTCCGAGACTCGCTCACTTTCTTTTGCCGATTCCGGGAAAGGGTTCTTCGAATTGGAAGTATGCTTGGCTTCCCGTTGTCGCACCTTTGAGCGGAGCCGCGGCTGCCGGATTCGTGCTGGGATTTTTTTGA
- a CDS encoding SpoIIE family protein phosphatase, producing the protein MNYYLFFPMIALFANTIFIAFVYARRTGNPIIRSYLIYSTSLNAWLFTYIFTWSYLPESWMTWSFKILSVTWLPVGALYLEFVYTFLNRSPGLFLWFFRIGIPLSYLLTLTTDLVIKGSILYYWGYENEPGSLYLFVILAFVALPGFIGLAILAKSFLSSHKNQRKQIGLAIVGSTVAMCLSFYSEIIQVDEQGRILSVPWTPMAIVIQSFLIFIAITKYGFLRINIEGLAVELFKDIHDGMILVKQDRSLFFMNESAIRILGIPNTLPSHFYPSDYFKGYQENPNHLSREYKAIFNPSCKGVELTRSNIELTGNERGYLFILRDITEKIESREKIETIYTALSKDLEIAKIAQTSAISTKFPENIRYKFHSHFQPFELVGGDFFRALERSDGKLDIFFADVSGHGISSAMVAGMLSISFQLVSEKNPEPKQALEKIQNLLLGAVLSHHISAAYLSFDPNTKILKYSYAGHHPILVFREGEVLSLEGSGRILLITPETDLTDYSFTLKKGDILFLHSDCLFEVRNAEGDILGYENFLEKLREIPVQTPSKILKTSIDHSLAFGHGKLTDDLAVLILEVF; encoded by the coding sequence ATGAATTATTACCTTTTTTTTCCCATGATCGCCTTGTTCGCGAATACGATCTTCATCGCCTTCGTTTATGCAAGACGCACGGGCAACCCGATCATTCGTTCTTATCTGATCTATTCCACCTCGCTCAACGCCTGGCTTTTTACCTATATTTTTACTTGGTCTTATCTTCCGGAATCTTGGATGACTTGGTCTTTCAAAATTCTTTCGGTTACCTGGCTTCCGGTGGGAGCCCTCTATTTAGAATTCGTTTATACGTTTCTCAATCGTTCGCCGGGTCTTTTTCTTTGGTTCTTTCGAATCGGAATCCCGCTCTCTTATCTTCTCACTCTGACAACAGATCTCGTTATCAAGGGAAGCATACTCTATTACTGGGGATACGAGAACGAACCCGGATCTCTTTATCTTTTCGTGATCCTCGCATTCGTCGCGCTTCCGGGTTTTATCGGATTGGCGATCCTCGCAAAATCTTTTTTATCCTCTCATAAAAATCAGAGAAAACAAATCGGACTCGCGATCGTAGGATCGACGGTGGCAATGTGCCTCAGTTTTTATTCGGAAATCATTCAAGTGGATGAACAAGGAAGAATCCTCTCAGTCCCTTGGACTCCGATGGCGATCGTAATTCAATCTTTTCTAATATTCATTGCGATTACTAAATACGGTTTTTTAAGAATCAACATCGAAGGATTAGCCGTAGAACTTTTCAAAGACATTCACGACGGAATGATCTTAGTCAAACAAGATCGTTCCCTCTTTTTTATGAACGAATCCGCGATTCGGATATTAGGAATTCCGAATACTCTTCCTTCTCACTTCTATCCATCCGACTATTTCAAAGGATATCAGGAGAATCCGAATCACCTTTCCCGGGAATACAAGGCTATCTTCAATCCGAGTTGTAAAGGAGTAGAACTAACAAGATCGAATATCGAGTTGACCGGGAACGAAAGGGGTTATCTTTTTATTCTTCGGGACATTACTGAAAAAATTGAATCTCGGGAGAAAATTGAAACGATCTATACGGCTCTGAGTAAGGATCTCGAAATCGCAAAAATTGCACAAACCTCGGCGATCTCCACAAAATTTCCGGAGAACATTCGATATAAATTCCATTCCCACTTTCAGCCTTTTGAACTCGTGGGAGGGGACTTTTTTAGAGCCCTCGAACGTTCGGACGGGAAGCTGGACATTTTTTTTGCCGACGTTTCCGGGCACGGAATCTCTTCTGCGATGGTTGCCGGAATGCTTTCCATTTCCTTTCAATTAGTTTCGGAAAAAAATCCGGAACCGAAACAGGCCCTCGAAAAAATTCAAAACTTACTTCTCGGAGCGGTCCTAAGCCATCACATTTCAGCCGCCTATCTCTCTTTCGATCCAAATACAAAGATATTAAAATATTCTTATGCAGGCCATCATCCTATTTTAGTCTTTAGAGAAGGAGAAGTTCTTTCTCTGGAAGGCTCCGGAAGAATTCTTTTAATCACTCCTGAAACGGACTTAACTGACTATTCTTTTACATTAAAAAAAGGTGATATTCTATTCTTACATTCGGATTGTCTTTTTGAAGTGAGAAACGCGGAGGGAGACATTCTCGGATACGAAAACTTTCTCGAAAAACTTCGCGAGATTCCCGTTCAAACTCCCTCCAAAATTCTTAAAACCTCAATCGATCATTCTCTGGCGTTCGGCCACGGAAAATTAACCGATGACCTTGCGGTTTTGATCTTGGAGGTTTTTTAA
- a CDS encoding globin — MNSLTKNQTQSLSESFEIINLDKVKFAELVFAFLKFNHPKYENIFNNVKIEDVRSFMGSVREVVTSSSHDFLFPKAIRNFGSECLKICGRPEDILHLEKAWSFGMEEWLGPWHTLEIEESWKEVFNITYLSFTETLQWS, encoded by the coding sequence ATGAATTCTTTAACAAAGAACCAAACTCAGAGCTTGAGCGAATCGTTTGAGATCATCAATCTGGATAAGGTGAAATTTGCGGAGCTCGTCTTTGCCTTTTTAAAATTCAATCATCCAAAATACGAAAATATTTTTAACAACGTCAAGATCGAAGATGTTCGGTCTTTTATGGGCTCTGTGCGCGAGGTCGTAACTTCTTCCAGTCATGATTTTTTGTTTCCGAAGGCGATTCGGAATTTCGGTTCGGAGTGTCTGAAGATCTGCGGACGTCCGGAGGACATCCTACATTTAGAAAAGGCCTGGTCCTTTGGCATGGAAGAATGGTTGGGGCCTTGGCATACCCTTGAGATCGAAGAAAGTTGGAAAGAAGTATTCAATATTACTTATCTCTCCTTTACCGAAACTCTTCAGTGGAGCTGA
- a CDS encoding Rrf2 family transcriptional regulator yields MAIPSRYAVAIHILTFLENRNGGDTTSDTIAESVGTNPAIVRTLTGKLRKAGLVLTRQGVPGASLAKPASEILLSDIYRAIEDSDCLFTVHDHPKQDCSVGMGILPTLGCVFAQAQAALEAKLGEFSLADVMEQVRGECQKKMSLTN; encoded by the coding sequence TTGGCAATTCCCAGTCGCTACGCAGTCGCAATTCACATTCTCACTTTCCTGGAAAACAGGAACGGGGGAGATACGACTTCGGATACGATCGCAGAATCCGTCGGGACCAATCCTGCGATCGTTCGTACCCTTACCGGGAAACTCAGAAAAGCGGGACTCGTTTTGACAAGACAGGGCGTTCCCGGTGCGAGCCTCGCAAAACCGGCGTCAGAGATCCTACTTTCCGATATCTATCGCGCCATAGAAGATTCCGATTGTCTCTTTACCGTTCACGATCACCCAAAACAAGACTGTTCTGTGGGAATGGGAATTCTCCCGACCCTCGGATGTGTCTTCGCACAAGCCCAAGCCGCATTGGAAGCAAAACTCGGAGAATTCTCCCTTGCCGATGTGATGGAGCAGGTCCGAGGCGAATGTCAAAAAAAAATGTCCCTCACGAATTGA
- a CDS encoding NAD(P)H-dependent oxidoreductase, with protein MELLEKLNWRYATKRMTGEKVPQEKVERILEAVRLTASGFGLQPYNVILIVDEELKRQIRPIANNQPQIEESSHLLVFAPWDQVTEERIKEYIQLISETRNAPVESLEGFKNSMLNWLKSHTPETSYNWAARQTYIGFGTAIVAAALENVDATPMEGFNAKALDELLHLKEKGLRSTSLLTLGYRDVEKDQLLKAPKVRRAKENFVIEYSEVPVG; from the coding sequence ATGGAATTATTGGAGAAGCTCAATTGGCGCTACGCGACCAAAAGAATGACGGGGGAAAAAGTTCCTCAAGAAAAAGTGGAAAGAATTTTAGAAGCAGTTCGTCTGACCGCTTCCGGATTCGGTTTACAACCTTACAACGTAATCCTAATCGTAGATGAAGAATTAAAACGCCAAATCCGTCCGATCGCAAACAACCAACCTCAGATTGAAGAATCTTCTCATCTCCTTGTGTTTGCCCCTTGGGATCAAGTCACAGAAGAAAGAATAAAAGAATACATCCAACTCATCTCCGAGACACGAAACGCTCCGGTGGAATCTCTGGAAGGATTTAAGAATTCCATGTTGAATTGGTTAAAGTCTCATACTCCGGAAACTAGTTACAACTGGGCTGCGAGACAAACGTATATCGGGTTTGGAACCGCTATCGTAGCGGCGGCTCTGGAGAATGTGGATGCGACTCCGATGGAAGGATTTAATGCAAAAGCGCTGGATGAGTTGTTGCATCTAAAAGAAAAAGGATTGAGATCCACATCGCTTCTGACCTTAGGTTATAGAGACGTGGAAAAAGATCAGCTTTTGAAGGCCCCAAAAGTTCGCAGGGCGAAAGAGAATTTTGTAATCGAATACTCCGAAGTTCCCGTAGGATAA
- a CDS encoding SpoIIE family protein phosphatase has protein sequence MNPYVLIPFAALMINGSLFAYVSALKGKSRTVNLYLRFSFLLSIWHIALILYWSFLPGNWPEIIFKASSFAWIFIGCLFFEFAVQFTGSSYRFLIYFFRGLSLVSFIISLSTDLVISGSTRAYWGDVIATGPLYLYVSTIVIGVPTLTGSMILIVKSFSSSNSFFKKQSRLVAYGTIVTFVFSFLTTLLPRFINSSLTFPPMSGSAAVIQSICIFIAIHKYGFMDLKLEHIALRLYSEIREGVVLLSSKGTLLFSNLSAQKMLNLPEGFNMGMKLDLGQYLDGFPSDSYFERKEFTNLRVSSERNLVGPQEDFFHVPENKYLEVSSSPIPLSGKNGGKVYILRDITEKKESLEKIRKLLYRLDLDLDLARDIQEMITTRDFPDSPDYKIHSHFQPYVKVGGDILNVRKEKDDSLHILFGDVSGHGISAAMVAAMTSIAFGAATGRSALTDQNLLFMHHLLKDTITLHFLSSVYMRYVPSAKKLEYSYGGHHPGLLIRNGECSFIEGSGGILFAIASPKIQRYELNLLKGDRILFYSDGLFEVRNSEGNILGRHQFLDAVKSLVSEDTGSMIRSILSYSSSYGGGEMSDDVTIFCLEVF, from the coding sequence ATGAATCCTTACGTTCTCATTCCGTTTGCTGCATTGATGATCAACGGATCTTTGTTCGCTTATGTAAGCGCGCTCAAAGGAAAATCCAGAACCGTAAATCTCTATCTTAGATTTTCATTTCTCTTATCGATCTGGCATATCGCGCTCATTCTCTATTGGTCCTTTTTACCCGGTAACTGGCCGGAAATCATTTTCAAAGCCTCTTCCTTTGCGTGGATTTTTATAGGCTGTTTGTTTTTCGAGTTTGCGGTTCAGTTTACCGGTTCCTCTTATCGTTTCCTTATCTATTTCTTTCGAGGTCTTTCTCTGGTTTCGTTTATCATTTCACTTAGCACCGATTTGGTGATCTCCGGAAGCACGAGAGCGTATTGGGGGGACGTGATCGCGACGGGCCCGCTTTATCTCTACGTAAGTACGATCGTTATCGGCGTGCCGACTTTAACAGGTTCCATGATTTTGATCGTTAAGAGTTTTAGTTCTTCCAATTCTTTTTTTAAAAAGCAATCTCGCCTTGTCGCCTACGGAACCATCGTTACCTTCGTCTTTAGTTTTCTTACAACTCTTCTTCCCAGGTTTATCAATTCGTCTCTCACGTTTCCTCCGATGAGCGGAAGCGCAGCGGTAATCCAATCGATCTGTATCTTTATCGCGATTCACAAATACGGATTTATGGATTTAAAGTTGGAGCACATCGCGCTCAGACTCTACTCCGAAATCAGAGAAGGTGTGGTCCTTTTGTCTTCCAAGGGAACGCTTTTGTTTAGCAATCTCTCCGCACAAAAGATGTTAAATCTTCCGGAAGGATTTAATATGGGAATGAAGCTCGATCTTGGTCAATATTTAGACGGTTTCCCTTCGGATTCCTATTTTGAAAGAAAAGAGTTTACCAATCTTAGGGTGAGCTCGGAGAGAAATCTCGTAGGCCCGCAGGAAGATTTTTTTCATGTTCCCGAAAACAAATATTTGGAAGTCTCATCCTCTCCGATTCCTCTTTCCGGTAAAAACGGAGGAAAGGTTTATATACTCAGGGACATTACCGAAAAAAAGGAATCCTTAGAGAAAATTAGAAAATTATTATATAGATTGGACTTGGATTTGGATCTCGCGAGAGACATTCAAGAGATGATTACGACCCGCGACTTTCCGGATTCTCCGGATTACAAAATCCATTCTCATTTTCAACCGTATGTAAAAGTGGGCGGAGACATTTTAAACGTCAGAAAGGAAAAGGACGATAGCCTCCATATCCTTTTCGGAGACGTTTCCGGGCATGGAATCTCCGCCGCGATGGTGGCCGCGATGACTTCCATCGCATTCGGGGCGGCGACCGGTAGAAGCGCTCTTACGGACCAGAATCTTTTGTTTATGCATCATCTTCTAAAAGATACGATCACGTTGCACTTTCTTTCCTCCGTTTATATGAGATACGTCCCTTCCGCAAAAAAATTGGAATACAGTTACGGCGGTCATCATCCCGGACTTTTGATCCGAAACGGAGAATGTAGCTTTATCGAAGGCTCGGGTGGAATTCTTTTTGCGATCGCTTCTCCGAAAATTCAAAGATACGAATTGAATCTTCTCAAAGGTGATAGAATTCTTTTTTATTCGGATGGGTTGTTCGAAGTTAGAAACTCCGAAGGAAATATCTTAGGAAGACATCAATTTTTAGACGCGGTTAAATCCTTAGTGAGCGAAGATACCGGCTCCATGATCCGTTCTATTCTTTCTTACTCCAGTTCTTACGGAGGAGGAGAGATGTCGGATGACGTTACAATCTTTTGTTTGGAAGTATTTTGA
- a CDS encoding M23 family metallopeptidase, whose amino-acid sequence MRNRILILIFLSFPLISLFSETSDFKGECKPKEWICVLTKNENQKIEFYIQNKTPSADYPFTVYFNFSSLDNFESDVPLPLRIVSRGSNEPLKILSLQPIDVQKERSYSSSIYVRAGDFNASKTKNVIYHLPFESSARVGQGYNGKFTHFGQFPYALDFSLPEGSSVLAAREGLVIAVQDKFTAGGTTPFFKDKANYVQILHKDGSIAEYAHLKHKGVLVQIGQIVKAGERIGFSGNTGFSSAPHLHFHVLKPTEDFQNLETFPTSFETDEGIVEELKDGVVYWNPSNSLPAGKLFFEEDFKICSELSKNKLSECDEKFNPQKRPIIALDIRKPGKRDLKVEVCNPDSVCKRVDWILQPEWKVSIWYFDWSILPIISGKYKIQVINDIEILKTWVIER is encoded by the coding sequence ATGCGAAATCGAATTCTCATTCTTATCTTCCTTTCTTTCCCTTTGATTTCTCTTTTCTCCGAAACAAGCGACTTCAAAGGAGAATGCAAACCCAAAGAATGGATCTGCGTTCTTACTAAAAATGAGAATCAAAAGATTGAGTTTTATATTCAGAATAAAACTCCGAGTGCGGATTATCCTTTTACGGTTTATTTTAATTTTTCTTCCTTAGATAACTTTGAATCCGATGTTCCACTTCCTCTGCGTATCGTTTCCAGAGGAAGCAACGAACCTTTAAAGATTCTCAGCCTTCAACCGATCGACGTTCAGAAAGAACGTTCTTACAGCTCCAGCATCTACGTAAGAGCCGGCGACTTTAACGCGAGTAAGACGAAGAACGTTATCTATCATCTTCCTTTCGAATCTTCCGCAAGAGTCGGTCAAGGTTACAACGGAAAATTTACTCATTTCGGACAGTTTCCTTACGCTCTTGATTTTTCTCTTCCGGAAGGTAGTTCCGTTCTCGCAGCGAGAGAAGGCCTTGTCATCGCGGTTCAAGATAAATTTACCGCGGGAGGAACAACTCCCTTCTTTAAAGACAAAGCGAACTACGTCCAGATTCTTCATAAAGACGGAAGCATTGCGGAATACGCTCACCTCAAACACAAAGGTGTTTTAGTTCAGATCGGACAAATCGTAAAAGCGGGAGAAAGAATCGGTTTTTCAGGGAACACGGGTTTTAGCAGCGCCCCTCATCTTCACTTCCACGTCTTGAAGCCCACAGAAGACTTTCAAAACTTAGAAACCTTCCCTACGTCCTTTGAAACGGACGAAGGAATTGTAGAAGAACTCAAGGACGGGGTCGTCTATTGGAATCCTTCCAACTCACTTCCTGCGGGAAAACTTTTCTTTGAAGAAGATTTTAAGATCTGTTCCGAACTCTCAAAAAATAAACTTTCCGAATGTGATGAAAAGTTCAACCCTCAGAAACGACCGATCATCGCGTTGGATATCCGAAAACCGGGGAAGCGCGATCTTAAAGTCGAAGTTTGTAATCCGGATTCGGTTTGCAAAAGAGTCGATTGGATTCTTCAACCCGAATGGAAGGTTTCGATTTGGTATTTTGATTGGAGTATTCTTCCCATAATTTCAGGAAAGTATAAAATTCAAGTAATCAACGATATCGAAATTCTGAAAACCTGGGTGATAGAAAGATAA
- the fliD gene encoding flagellar filament capping protein FliD produces MPAFTIPGLSSGQDTNLIVKKLVELEGKPIRRLEQQNSFNKAQVKAWNDLKLVTTDLQNKTRALISFTAPFAMKNIVSEPEGVVSGDASRSASAGKRKIEVKELATFHQVSGEKTDANKQIPAGSFKIFSGDSEKEIEFSGGTIRDLAASIKVSAAGLVNTGLVKVDSDNYVLTLTAGLSGKERKLKFEDANGVLQASGLVGATEPADPPKEINLLPEADQILVFQSEKYGVPADAKPTFKEENGKKWIEVASVGSFQFGIPTSELKKNTKIELITSTQFAPEDKLELGILYKENDKEKMILETASKQEGKIVLNLKSFPSGMKAHKILFANSSGKTVVLESFHIVVPGEFRGAKPAKEITEAKDAVFLVDGIEVNRPKNEGLTDVLDGVSMNLLKKTEGPVSIDIKTDSDKGLEMIKEFIAAYNTVLKFSKESTAVDKNAQVNDGKEDGGEIGQTFWEGKTKTGLLSGEHTVLRLIAGMKTVASSSYPVAGENPVRMLSDIGISTGNVGSKWTDIQDGFLILDEEKLKNKLAENPDAVRNLFAIDTNSDARMDTGVAVDLLEHVKPYTQYAGGLVSGKVKMLEEQVTDNNKKIKEYENHLVSYEKKLKSKFLYMEQGVGKNKAVGAYLNNNLRGARSE; encoded by the coding sequence ATGCCAGCATTTACGATTCCAGGACTTAGCTCCGGTCAAGACACCAATTTGATCGTAAAAAAATTGGTGGAATTGGAAGGAAAACCGATTCGCCGACTTGAGCAGCAGAATTCGTTTAACAAAGCTCAAGTAAAAGCTTGGAACGATCTCAAGCTCGTTACAACGGACCTCCAAAATAAAACCAGAGCACTCATATCTTTTACCGCTCCCTTTGCTATGAAGAATATCGTTTCCGAACCGGAAGGTGTCGTAAGCGGGGACGCGTCTCGTTCTGCGAGCGCGGGAAAACGCAAAATCGAAGTCAAAGAACTCGCGACCTTTCACCAAGTCTCCGGCGAAAAGACTGACGCGAACAAACAAATCCCTGCTGGAAGTTTTAAAATCTTTTCGGGGGATTCCGAAAAAGAAATCGAATTCTCCGGAGGAACGATTCGAGATCTCGCGGCTTCCATCAAAGTTTCTGCGGCGGGACTTGTAAATACAGGGCTCGTAAAAGTGGACAGCGATAATTACGTTCTCACTCTGACAGCGGGTCTTTCGGGAAAGGAACGTAAACTTAAATTCGAAGATGCAAACGGGGTTCTCCAAGCATCGGGTCTTGTGGGAGCTACGGAGCCCGCCGATCCTCCGAAAGAAATCAATCTTCTTCCCGAAGCGGATCAGATTCTTGTCTTTCAATCCGAAAAATACGGAGTTCCCGCAGACGCAAAACCAACATTCAAAGAAGAGAATGGAAAGAAATGGATCGAAGTCGCAAGCGTCGGCTCTTTTCAATTCGGAATTCCGACTTCGGAATTAAAGAAGAATACGAAGATAGAACTCATCACATCTACTCAGTTTGCACCGGAAGACAAACTAGAATTAGGAATTCTTTATAAAGAAAACGATAAAGAGAAGATGATCTTGGAAACCGCTTCCAAACAGGAAGGAAAGATCGTCCTCAATCTCAAAAGTTTTCCATCGGGCATGAAAGCTCATAAGATTCTTTTTGCAAACTCGAGCGGAAAGACTGTCGTTTTAGAAAGTTTTCACATAGTCGTTCCTGGAGAATTTAGAGGAGCTAAACCCGCCAAAGAAATCACCGAAGCAAAGGATGCGGTTTTTTTAGTCGACGGAATCGAAGTCAATCGTCCTAAGAACGAAGGTTTGACTGACGTCCTCGACGGGGTTTCTATGAACCTTCTTAAAAAAACGGAAGGCCCGGTGAGCATCGATATCAAAACGGACTCGGACAAGGGTCTCGAGATGATCAAAGAATTCATAGCCGCTTACAATACGGTTCTGAAGTTTTCAAAAGAATCCACTGCCGTTGATAAGAACGCACAAGTTAACGACGGAAAAGAAGACGGCGGTGAAATCGGCCAAACCTTTTGGGAAGGTAAAACCAAAACTGGACTTTTATCCGGAGAACATACAGTGCTTCGTTTGATCGCGGGAATGAAAACGGTTGCGAGTTCTTCTTACCCCGTCGCGGGTGAGAATCCGGTCCGAATGTTAAGCGACATCGGAATCAGCACCGGAAACGTCGGAAGCAAATGGACCGATATCCAAGACGGATTTTTGATCCTCGATGAAGAAAAACTCAAAAACAAACTCGCCGAAAATCCGGACGCGGTCCGAAATCTTTTCGCGATCGATACCAACTCAGACGCGAGAATGGATACGGGAGTCGCCGTGGATCTTTTGGAACACGTAAAACCTTACACGCAGTATGCGGGCGGTCTTGTTTCCGGAAAAGTTAAGATGCTCGAAGAGCAAGTCACTGATAATAATAAGAAGATTAAAGAATACGAAAACCATCTCGTAAGCTACGAGAAAAAACTGAAATCCAAGTTTCTTTATATGGAGCAGGGAGTCGGTAAAAACAAAGCCGTAGGAGCTTATCTGAACAACAACCTCAGAGGCGCCAGAAGCGAGTGA